The following are from one region of the Coffea eugenioides isolate CCC68of chromosome 2, Ceug_1.0, whole genome shotgun sequence genome:
- the LOC113761135 gene encoding delta(8)-fatty-acid desaturase-like codes for MEKDNKKYITDEELKKHNRSDDLWISIHGKVYDVTDWVKDHPGGDVPILDLAGQDATDAFIAFHPGSAWKYLDRFFTGYYLKDFQVSEVSKDYRRIATEFTKAGMFEKKGHGVVCSLGLVSLLFSISVYGVLCSNSFWMHMFCGALLGFSWVQVTFLGHDSGHYQIMSTRGFNKLAQILTGNCLTGISIAWWKWTHNAHHVACNSLDHDPDLQHLPVFAVSTNFFKSLTSKFYGRKLTFDSMARFLVSYQHFTFYPVMVVARINLYLQTLLLLFSKRKVPDRALNILGVCVFWTWFPLLISCLPNWHERILFVLASFFVSAFQHIQFCLNHFAANTYVGAPQGNDWFQKQTSGTIDISCPSWMDWVYGGLQFQLEHHLFPRLPRCHLRRISPLVQDLCKKHNLPYRSYGFYQANLTTIRTLRAAALQARDLTNPVPQNLLWEAFNTHG; via the coding sequence ATGGAGAAGGATAACAAGAAGTACATCACGGATGAAGAGCTGAAGAAGCATAACAGGTCTGATGATTTGTGGATTTCTATCCATGGGAAAGTCTACGATGTCACAGATTGGGTAAAAGACCATCCCGGCGGAGATGTTCCCATCCTGGATTTGGCTGGCCAAGACGCAACCGATGCGTTCATTGCTTTCCATCCCGGCAGCGCATGGAAGTATCTTGACAGATTTTTTACAGGTTATTATCTGAAAGATTTCCAGGTTTCAGAGGTTTCCAAAGATTACCGGAGAATTGCTACAGAATTTACGAAAGCTGGTATGTTCGAGAAAAAAGGCCACGGGGTGGTTTGTTCCCTTGGCCTGGTTTCATTGTTGTTTTCAATTTCCGTTTATGGTGTGTTATGTAGCAACAGTTTCTGGATGCATATGTTTTGTGGTGCCCTGTTGGGGTTCTCGTGGGTGCAAGTGACTTTCTTGGGTCATGATTCTGGACATTATCAGATCATGAGTACCAGAGGATTCAATAAGTTAGCCCAAATCCTCACCGGTAACTGCCTCACTGGAATCAGCATTGCCTGGTGGAAATGGACGCATAACGCCCACCATGTCGCATGCAACAGCCTTGATCATGACCCCGATCTGCAGCATTTGCCTGTTTTTGCAGTCTCCACAAACTTTTTTAAATCGCTTACTTCCAAATTTTATGGAAGAAAGCTGACATTTGATTCAATGGCGAGATTTCTTGTGAGTTATCAGCATTTCACGTTTTACCCAGTAATGGTAGTTGCAAGAATAAATCTTTATCTGCAGACGCTCTTGCTGTTGTTCTCGAAAAGAAAAGTGCCAGACAGGGCACTGAACATTTTGGGCGTCTGTGTTTTCTGGACATGGTTCCCTCTGCTGATCTCATGCCTTCCCAATTGGCATGAAAGGATATTGTTTGTTCTGGCAAGCTTTTTCGTGTCTGCTTTCCAACATATTCAGTTCTGTTTGAACCATTTCGCTGCAAATACCTACGTTGGAGCACCTCAAGGGAATGATTGGTTTCAGAAACAGACCAGTGGCACCATTGACATCTCTTGCCCTTCTTGGATGGACTGGGTCTATGGCGGATTGCAATTCCAGCTTGAGCATCATTTGTTCCCCAGGTTGCCCAGGTGCCATCTCAGGAGAATTTCGCCCCTGGTCCAGGACCTCTGCAAGAAGCATAATTTGCCTTACAGAAGTTATGGCTTCTATCAGGCCAATTTGACAACAATCAGGACTCTTAGGGCTGCAGCATTACAGGCTCGTGATCTCACCAACCCTGTTCCGCAGAATTTGCTCTGGGAAGCTTTCAACACTCATGGCTGA
- the LOC113761057 gene encoding uncharacterized protein LOC113761057 — protein sequence MALLVSPEVASICGRRCETPARVLSYTNRKNVVAVSNGGKRAVRVRVSLEEANVLNLGRNVGLLCGIGHFSAPVKQAVTVPSPKPSKEEEEKRNYYLNTGYAIRTLREEFPALFYKELTFDIYRDDIVFKDPLNTFAGIENYKSIFWGLRFHGRIFFRALWIDIISVWQPVDNMIMVRWTVHGIPRVPWESHGRFDGTSEYKLDKNGKIYEHHVHNIALHTPPKFRVLAVEEMILSVGCPSTPKPTCFESSSSSIGNIVEPVKFKGVEHYVSSILTGVHGSDSEWLRKS from the exons ATGGCACTTCTCGTATCGCCGGAAGTGGCCTCTATCTGCGGCCGGCGTTGTGAAACTCCGGCCAGGGTTCTCTCTTACACCAACCGGAAAAATGTGGTTGCGGTTTCTAATGGTGGAAAGAGAGCCGTTAGGGTTAGGGTTTCTTTGGAGGAGGCTAATGTTTTGAATTTGGGGAGAAATGTGGGTTTGTTATGCGGTATCGGCCATTTCTCTGCTCCGGTGAAGCAGGCAGTCACTGTGCCGTCTCCGAAGCCGagcaaggaggaggaggagaagcgAAATTATTATCTGAATACGGGTTATGCTATTCGGACCCTCCGGGAGGAGTTCCCTGCCCTGTTTTATAAGGAACtcacttttgatatttacag GGATGATATAGTGTTTAAGGATCCCCTCAACACATTTGCTGGGATTGAAAACTATAAATCAATATTCTGGGGTTTAAGGTTCCATGGCAGAATATTTTTCAGAGCCTTGTGGATTGACATTATCAGTGTATGGCAGCCTGTGGATAACATGATAATGGTCCGTTGGACTGTTCATGGCATTCCTCGAGTTCCATGGGAGAGCCATGGTCGATTTGATGGTACATCTGAGTACAAACTCGACAAAAATGGGAAGATATACGAGCACCATGTGCACAACATTGCTTTGCACACACCCCCGAAGTTCCGTGTGCTTGCTGTTGAGGAAATGATTCTGTCTGTTGGCTGTCCCTCGACTCCAAAGCCAACTTGTTTTGAGAGCTCATCTTCTTCCATCGGAAATATTGTAGAACCAGTGAAATTCAAAGGAGTCGAGCATTATGTATCTTCCATCTTAACTGGTGTTCATGGATCTGATTCAGAATGGTTGAGGAAATCTTAA